CAGAGTCCTGATAGATCTGGAGGAATCTGAttctaaaaatacagaagaCCAGCGGGGAGTGGACAGAGAGGGAATGATAGGAGAACTCTGTTAGACTCTGGTTTGAACACTTTCACATTAAACACATCTCTGGCTGGACACCTGAACTTCCCCTGGACATTTGGAGCTGTATATAGACTGAGAGCAGTGCTGCCAGCTGGAGGCCTTCACAGATACCCACAGACTCTGGTTGTTAGGAAACAGAGCAGCAAGAAGCAGAACAAACGACACCATCTACTGGCAAACTGACAGACCGGCTGACTGGCCTCACCGTGGTGAAGGTTTCTGAGCTGTGTGACATAGTAGGAACCTCCAGTAGGAACCTCCAGTAGGAACCTCCAGTAGGAACCTCCAGTAGGAACCTCCAGTAGGAACCTCCAGTAGGAACCTCCAGTAGGAACCTCCAGGGCCTGGTGCTGGGCGGTTATCTGGAGGCAGAGAGGCTGCATGAGGTCAGCACAGATCACAGGAGCTTCTCATTCACGtcttcacacacattcacaattGTTGGCTTCTGTCAAACatcagtttaaccctcgtgtcgtcctgcaggtcaaaattgacccattttaaagtttgaaaatatggggaaaaaaatatattttcacagtgaaacttctgatgtccacattttcatcatttttgggaaatctatgaacattttttggtggaaaaaaagaaatgataaaaatgtttcttaagaacattcacaaaaaaatcaaccaaaatccagcgaattttgctggattttggttgatttttttgtgaatgttcttaaagaaaatattagaagttttactgatatatatggaatcactttagatatttttaggattttttttgaagatttttactcatgttttgaaaatatttacaagaattttcttgccaaatttgagggatttttttttaaacttttaatggaaacttttaagcaattattggaattttcttcctgatgtttttgcaaattttcagaaatttgggaatttttttgctgaatttttggatttttttcagacaaggaaacaatattttttggtgcccataaatgaagacaacaggagggttaatatcaGAGCGGGAGCATGGATGTTTGATTAAAACGTGATCAGAGTTCAGATGGAGGTTCATTCCAGGAGACAGAAACCAGCCTGGACAGATGAAATCACAGCTAAATCATATTAAAAACATGTGATGAGAGAAACTCAGAGAATCCCTGAATCCCAACAGGTTTTATACACATCCACTACCAGTCAGAAGTCTGGactcaccttctcattcagtgctttttattcttttgtattactttctacattgtagattaataccaaatataaacactttttagtttacaacataattccatgtgtgttcttttatggttttgatgtcttcagtattgatctataatgtagaaaataattccataaaaacactgaatgagaaggtgtgtccaagcttctgactggtagtatacatatattattattattattattattattattattattattattattattattattattattattattattattattattattattattattattattattattattattatcattattattattattattattattattatcattattattattttaaagaacattagaataaacacacacagaaataaaaaatttaataaaggGACACAACACCAACACTAAGCACTGCAGTGTTACCCACAGTAATTGTACAGACATACAGtcgtgctcataagtttacatactctggcagaatttatgatttcttggccatttttcagagaatatgaatgataacacaaaaacctttctttcactcatggttagtgttgtgttatagtttttttattatcaaacaactgtgtttattctttttaaattataatgacaatagaaagtacccaaatgaccctgatcaaaagtttacataccctggaggtttggcctgataacaggcacactcgtcgtcacttccgcttcaaccccggagttgggacattccctttccggttacatttggatttgtaaaagtgtttttggacttgtaaaagtgttttgtcacttgtaaatttgtcttggaggttgtaaaagtgttttgcattttgtaaatttggtttgcacctctcggccaccgtactattgcagtataaatacaataacaataataattagaagaatttgaattgtgattttctcaacctctcatttaaagatatcagtacttgtttataacatttgtatatatagacaaattaaatataatatgcataaatataaaatatataacttttataactTTGCTGTCTTGCACAAAggggatagtcaaactgaataaaagcacaaatacatttaaatacatgatttctgtatcttttagttttttgtttttgttttactttattgttagcactacgaataataaagggcagattatgaatcagcaccatggagcaaatccgtggatATACAGCATAtgggactccaggaagagtagccacagttaaacagtccagtgtctaatggtgatgtaaATTCAACTGCAAAATAACAATAGTTTGATGAACTGAATGATGGccacatcagggtttgaaccaGTGATCTcttgatcagtagtccagaggcTTAACCATTGCACCACTGCTTTCATATTATGTTCTCCATGATTATGGGTTgctacaattcagccagttatGTTATAAGGTATGTTTCTATATGGTGTTTCATATtcatgctccatgtgcccccttttaactttgagcacctgcccctccgaaggtctctgcacggccctgctGAACACGACCCAGTTTTAACTGTAAAGGTGTGACgtgttatttaaattatttacaaaAGTTTTTTAAAGCTTATTAAGTTTTATAATACTTTTTCATACTAAATGATGAATTTATTATAAATTACATCCATACTGGAGCAGCTACTTTCCGTCTGTCCCTTTAAACACGCTACCTTTAAACGGTATTTCCTGTCCCACTACGTTTCCCACAATCCCCTGCTGACAGGGGAATCTGGTCAACCAATCATGTACGTCCTCCGCCGAGCGCGTACTTCGAAATGGCGTTACGCTCTCCAATGAGCTTCTGccattttacactttataaCATCCGACCAATCGGCGTGTCTGTTCTTCGCACCGACCAATCAGCGGGTCTCTATTCGCGGAATGGGTGTCATCAGTCTCCACCAATCAGCGTGGATGTGGAGTTTAAACGGTGAGCGCGGGCGGTCCTACGGTAACTGTGGGGGCGGGGCCAACCAGCGAAGGCTCGTGCTTGGATTTGAACCGAACTAACTATAAACTGTATTTCCATGGTGCTAACTAACTATAGACTGTATTTCTATGGTGCTAACTAACTATAGACTGTATTTCCATGGTGCTAACTGACTATAGACTGTATTTCTATGGTGCTAACTAACTATAGACTGTATTTCTATGGTGCTAACTAGTTAACTAACTAGTAGTAAAGTCACTAAAAGAGAACTAGCAGCTCAGTGTTAGCACCGCTGGTTAATATCAGTTATTATCAGTTATATTAGCCGCTGTTTGCCGTCTGAACTCGAAGGATCTGCTAGCGGAGACCACTGCGATGAAAGCGGGCGGTAAGTAGCTCCTCACCGGTCCTTCTGTCCTCCACAAACACTGGGAGGATTCCCGTTAAACCGGTACTTGTCCGTCTGTGTCGGATCGGGGCAGTTTGACTGGTTAGAACCGATAACTAGCTGCCGGTTAACGTTAGAGGCTGAACGTTGCAGCAGCTTCCAGGAGGAATCCCCGGGTCCAGGTCAGGGTTAGCCGGGGACATTCAGCCTCTTTATCCACCTTAATGCAGATAAAAGAGCCTCCTGGTGTTTCTGGAAGCTTCTGTGGTGATTTAAAACCCGAAATATAAAGTTAAAGGTCACAGGACTAGTCGGAAGTTAACGTTAGAGGCTGTGGACCTCAGGAGGGAAAATTGGGCGCTCAGAGGGTTGGACTGAGATACTGGAGCTAAGCTAAAGAAGCTAAAGGTTGGTCCTGGTTATTAGAAGACCTGCAACCTTAACTCAAACCTTAGAGAAGTTAAACGTTAGTTCTGATTATTAGAAGACCTGCAGGCCATCATCTAAACCCTCAGATCTTCACCTCCAGGACCCTCAGTGAGGAGCTTCCTTCATCTGAGCTCCAGGACCAGCAGCTTTAGACCAGCTGGAGATGTTGGTTTGGTCCTGATGTGAGAATTAGTTCCAGCTTTGCACTGAGATGTGAAATGTTTTGGTGATTTAGTAGAAAGCAGCTGTTTGCAGTGACTGAAGggagaatagaacagaatataaaaaaatatctttattatCATCATACATGGGGTCATGATGAACATATAAAAATCTGTCTCTGGATGCTGCATTGAAGCTAAATTACCgacaataaatagtaaaatagtagaatgtacatataaaacaaaactatatttAGAATTCCAACATGCAATAGAGAGAAGCTACATCCAGTAGAGTGAGGAGGAAATGAAGTCACATAAAACCACCATAACAGAATAAATGTGCTCAGGAGAGTGCAAGTGAGCTCCTTATTAAATGTGTTGCTGTTCTGAAGCTGGTTAAACGTTTGTTCTGCTTCTCCTCCAGTCGTCCACTGCCGTTGTTCTAAATGCTACTCAGTTCCGGCTCGGAAACGGGTCCGTAAGAGGACTCCGGGTCTCAGCCTGCTGTCCCTGCCCGAGGAGATCGTCCTGTACGTACTGCAGTGTCTGTCTGCAGAGGACCTGCTGTCTGTCCGAGCAGTGAGTCCACCTCTGGTTGCCTCTTGTTGTCCTCTGATCAGCTGTTTGGACGTCTCACCTGTCCTGTCTCCTCCAGGTCCACTCCCAGCTGAGGGACATCGTTGACCACCACTCCAGTGTCTGGGCCCGGGTCAGCTTCAGGGACACCTGGCCGTCCCCCGACGCCCTGTGGCTGTTTGAAAGGTTCAGTCCTTCTGATCaatcagaaaatgtgttgttgggtgtctgtgctgctttctgaccaatcagagagcatgTTGTTGGACGTGTGTCCGGCTGCTGACTGTAAACCTGTCTTcctccagagctgctgaaaaAGGGAACTTTGAAGCTGCTGTCAAACTTGGGATTGCTTATTTGTACAACGAAGGACGTGAGTTCAGCAGTTCGTTGGTTCAGTGACTCTGCTGgttttagaaaatataaaatctgtaaGATTAGAGTTTTAACTGATAAATGAGTCAGGATGGTTTCTGCCTTTCTGCCACCAGCAAGGCAAGAACCATCCTGACTCATTTatcagttaaaatgaaacactAATCTAATGAAAAAGATGACTGGAGTCTTCCAGCACCTCACTCGTGTCTTCCGTCTTTCCTACAGCGTTGTTGAGCGATGAGGGTCGAGCCGATGTCTGTGGACAGAAGGCCTCCCACTTCTTCAGCCTGGCGGAGAGCCTGCGCTCCCCGACGGCCGACCCCTTCATCTGGGTGTTCATCCGTCCTCCCTGGTCGCCCACCGGCAGCTGCTGCAAGGCCGTGGTGTTCGACCGCCTCAAGGCCGAGTGTGACGACAACGTGGTAGGTGCTGAGACCAGAGGAGAAGATGACTGATGATAGCTTTAAGCTCCATCTGCCTTTAATAAACACTCAGTAGACTTCAGGTGTTGGTGGGTTAAGTTTCAGTGAAAATAGTTCCAGAAAATCTgattttcaaactttacaacaggagagtcaaactcattctaaGTCTCATCTTAGTTCTCAGATTCATCCCAGTCTGAtatccagtgaccagtaaaaccagtaaaatcacagcataataacctataaatgaccacaacctctaatggttcctttgttttagtggaaaaatgttcacatttaaagaattatatttttactaaacatcatgaacaacctggcatctatgaagaaaaataaattcagtttcaataaCATTTAgcatcagtttatcatttccacattacaacttccagatcacagagtgtcgacaaaggaacacaacatttagtcatctggaactgaaccagagaggatttactggaggatcaaaacgactaaagtcagacaaaaaaagacaataaacaagacaaaatattacaaaaatgagacacaaaaggacaaaagaacaatgaacagtctagtattttactttatgatcaaaacaacttgtcatggtctagaaattattttaaatttatacttttactaATTTGCAATCTGCAGTTattgtcttctctggaatttttacactttgagggccggattggaccctctggaggaccaattttggcccgcgggctgcatgttggacacccgtGCTCTCCAACAACGAGTCCCTGTTTCCTCCTTGAATGAAGCTCTGAACAGGCTGAGCTGCTTTCATGGCTCCGTGCACAGATTTAAAAGCTGCCGGGACTCAGATTGAGTTTGTTTCCACCCACATGGACATTTTCCTGGAAGcgagaaatgtttgtttctaaaggACTAAATctgtctgttctgtctctgcagGACAAGAGGGGACCGCTGCTACACTGCCTGGCCAGAGTCCTGCAGCTGTTTGAAGTGAGTCAACGTCATCCTGAGACTTTCTATTGGTCTCGAATCAGACAGTTTACTGCTGCCAGACCAGTTACCAGCTCCTAGTCTGACTGTTGTTCCACCAGCTCCTAGTCTGACTGTTGTTCCAGCAGCAGGACGTGACGTTTGGAGATGGTTTTTTCTGGATGCTTTCTCAGCAGAGCttaatgtgttttcagtgaaatgaatgtgtgttttcagtgaaataaatgtgtgtttgtgtttccaggaGGGTGAGAGGCGTTCAGTCGCCGTGTCGCTGCTGGAGGAGTCGTCTCAGGCCGGATGTCTGCAGAGCTCTTACCTGCTGTGGGAACATCGCCGTAAAGCTGCCGTGAGTCTGATCCTCTACAGTTTCTTTATATGAAACGTCCAGAAGTGAAACGGCTAAAAGAATAAATGCATAAACGTGTTGAATGTAGATGAATGAAGGCAGCGGATTTGTGTTCTTGGGGTCTTAGATGGCAGATCCAGGACGTTACCTCCAGTGTGTCCGGACCCTCAGGGACTACGCTGGGAAAGGATGCTGGGAGGCTCAGGTGAGTGACGGACTACCTGGTTACCTGCTGTCAGCCTGCAGCTTTATTCTCCTTCAGTCTGGCAGGTTTGGATCTCTGCTGAGATTTTTGTTTCCCCGTTAGTCCAGAGATGAtttactgagctgctgttaGGCGTGAGGAGGACTTGACggtttgtttttcatctcttagTCACCAGAATGTGACTCATCCTAATCACAGCTCTGAGCTCATCCTTCCTGTCATCCTTTTAGCATCCCTCAGCTTCTGAAgctctttttatttgttgttctcctccagctgtCTCTGGCCAAAGTGTGTATCAGTGGGAATCCTCTGGGTCTGGAGGCCAAGGCCTGCTCTGACCTGGTGTCTCAGCTCTTCACCTCCTCCAGTCCAGCTTCTCCTCACGCTGCTCAGAACATCCTCCGACGGGGCATCAAGGACAGCATGAGGTAGAAGAAGCTCCACCGTCTGATTATCAGCTGTGATGACTCAGCTCTTATCATCTTAGCTCTTTAACGACGTTCCAGAAGAGTCAGAACCAGAGGAGCattaaccttcgtgtcgtcctgtaggtcaaattgacccgttttaaagtttgaaaatgtggagagaaaaaatattttcacagtgaaacttctgatgtccacattttcaacatttttgggaaatctttgaacattttttggtggaaaaaaagaaatgttaaaaatgtttcttaagaacattcacaaaaaaaaatcaaccaaaattcagcgaatttcactggattttggttggtttttacgtgaatgttcttaaagaaaatattagaagttttactgacatatatgcaatcactttagatatttttagattttttttggaagacttttccttattttttgaaaatatttacaagaattttcttgccaaatttggggaatttaaaaaaaaaaacttttaaaggaaacttttaaggaatgattggaattttcttcctgaaggttttgcaaattctcAGAAATtcggggaatttttttgcagatttttttgattttgctcaggcaaggaaacagtattttttggtgcctgtgaatgaggacaacaggagggttaatgaagatcaattattctaaatataatcTGGTTCTTCTTGAACATGATCTTCAGTCTCTCTGCATTTCCTGATGATGAGATGAACTAACAGGTGAATGGACTCTCCTCAGGTACATCCTGGTGGACTGGCTGGTGGAGGTGACCACCATGAAGGACTTCTCCAGCCTGACGCTCCATGTGACGATTGGTTGTGTTGATCGCTACCTGGCTCTGCGTTCAGTTCCTAAAGCTCGTCTCCAGCTGCTGGGGATCGCCTGCATGGTGGTCTGTACTCGGTGAGGAGTCGTTCTCTGGGTCTGTTTGGAGATAAAGTCCTGCAGAGCCGCTTTATTCAGAACATCTGATGTTGGTTTGAATAGTTTTAGCTCCAGATGTGTATTTACAGGAGAACATTAGATGCCTCCTGAGCTTTAAtaactgtttgttttgtgtattttcaggtACATCAGTAAAGAAATCCTGACGATACGTGAAGCCGTGTGGCTCACAGACAACACCTACAAATATGAAGACCTTGTCCGGATGATGGGGGAGGTGGTCTCTGTGCTGGGGGGGAGGATCCGGGTGAGGAACTGACTGTCTGTTCATTAGAAACGACTTTAGGCTGGTTGTTCTGTAAAGTCAAATCTCGCCAGACGCAGGTTTTAGGCTTGTttctaaagttttattttctgatttcaagCTGCTCTGCTGCCTGTTTGAACCCTCCTGATGCTCTCCCAGGTCTCCACAATAAATCCAAACCCGTTAGGTTGTCCTCTCCTCCACCCACACTCACAACCAACACCTGCAGTATGTCAGAGACGATGAGCAGGAAATAGTTTATTTGGTAATAAATGTAGTAAAGAGTGGATCTGAGCTCAGGGGGAGATATCTGGAGGCTTCCCGTTGACTCTGTAAATGTGAGATCCGTGCTAACGATGCAGATTTATTGCAGTTTAATGggactgaaaacacaaataaactgcAGCCGGTAGATCAGCGGGTTGAACAGACGACCCATAAGCAGCAGCCgtgggtttgaatccagccctTTACTGGTCCACTCCTCTCTGTCAGTAAAGACTAGAACAGTCCATGAGGCGTACAGACGTTGGTTCACTGCTAGAAAACAAACCGATGAGCTCCAGATATCCTCTTAGTCCGTCACACATCTGTTATTTTTACTGTCGGTTTactgcaaacacaaataaatggaTTTATCCTGTTTAGACGCCTCATTTACACAACGTCCCAGTTCAGCTGTTTATGggctggtttccatggagatggttGCTGGTTTCTAGAGATGATTGcttgtttccatggagatggttGCTGGTTTCTGGAGATGATTGCTTGTTTCTAGAGATGGTTGCTGGTTTCTAGAGATGGTtgctggtttccatggagatggttgcttgtttccatggagatggttGCTGGTTTCTGGAGATGATTGCTGGTTTCTAGAGATGGTTGCTTGTTTCTAGAGATGGTtgctggtttccatggagatggttgctggtttccatggagatggttGCTGGTTTCTAGAGTTCGTTGCTTGTTTCTAGAGTTTGTTGCTGGTTTCTAGAGATGGTTGCTGGTTTCTAGAGATGGTtgctggtttccatggagatggttgctggtttccatggagatggttgctggtttctagagatggttgctggtttctagagatggttgctggtttccatggagatggttGCTGGTTTCTAGAGATGATTGcttgtttccatggagatggttGCTGGTTTCTGGAGATGATTGCTGGTTTCTAGAGATGGTTGCTGGTTTCTAGAGATGGTTGCTTGTTTCTAGAGATGGTggctggtttccatggagatggttgctggtttccatggagatggttGCTGGTTTCTAGAGTTCGTTGCTTGTTTCTAGAGTTTGTTGCTGGTTTCTAGAGATGGTTGCTGGTTTCTAGAGATGGTtgctggtttccatggagatggttgctggtttccatggagatggttgctggtttctagagatggttgctggtttccatggagatggttgctggtttctagagatggttgctggtttccatggagatggttgctggtttccatggagatggttGCTGGTTTCTAGAGTTCGTTGCTGGTTTCTAGATTATCACTGACGGTCCTGCTATGGGTTTAGATGTTTAGATGTTGCTCAGACTGATCCTCAGCTGCTGGTTTCCCTCCAGAACCCATCTCTGCTCGACTATGGGGAGGTCCTCCTGGCTCTGGTTCCTCTGGATAGGAG
This portion of the Amphiprion ocellaris isolate individual 3 ecotype Okinawa chromosome 19, ASM2253959v1, whole genome shotgun sequence genome encodes:
- the ccnf gene encoding cyclin-F, which produces MKAGVVHCRCSKCYSVPARKRVRKRTPGLSLLSLPEEIVLYVLQCLSAEDLLSVRAVHSQLRDIVDHHSSVWARVSFRDTWPSPDALWLFERAAEKGNFEAAVKLGIAYLYNEGPLLSDEGRADVCGQKASHFFSLAESLRSPTADPFIWVFIRPPWSPTGSCCKAVVFDRLKAECDDNVDKRGPLLHCLARVLQLFEEGERRSVAVSLLEESSQAGCLQSSYLLWEHRRKAAMADPGRYLQCVRTLRDYAGKGCWEAQLSLAKVCISGNPLGLEAKACSDLVSQLFTSSSPASPHAAQNILRRGIKDSMRYILVDWLVEVTTMKDFSSLTLHVTIGCVDRYLALRSVPKARLQLLGIACMVVCTRYISKEILTIREAVWLTDNTYKYEDLVRMMGEVVSVLGGRIRNPSLLDYGEVLLALVPLDRRSSHLFSYICELSLLYSALASPPPARLACAALLLTRALHHHALLWPTLLADHTGFSKEDLVPLCVLLYANCFSPDVPKDYRHVCLTGVKQRFEDENFQQISREKVMDFKELCQILEVPEVEPQVEPPSPTGQPADLHTFLASPSSTSKRRRDDSMQAHRGSFVATPTAELSNQEETLLGEILDWSLDTSCSGYEGDHEESEEEKDGDASMTSIHLQPLTSADQKLENCRSQSSDEDSFCEADGEVKDGRGQENLTFSTDLHSSGYSSVQSVSPSSSSSLMPCTFQTLSSSPGSSTQPGFRLLVPLQRPRGSRQVKRKNVAAHSGGEVEEEHSANAGFLSL